A genome region from Nitrospira sp. includes the following:
- a CDS encoding sulfite oxidase — protein MKLSRRALLRTLLQGAGAALVLGGKGQAVEVGSGEASGPLTVRVTRPFDAETPVREFASWLTPNERFFVRSHFGPPSAESIQPDAWRLTVKGLVKEELTLSLKDLQQFEAATLTAVLQCSGNGRAHHRPKVPGVQWERGAVGNAQWTGVRLRDVLQRAGVKLQGLHVQLQGADRPVLATVPLFTRSIPLAKALHPDTLLAYEMNGRPLPLLHGAPLRVITPGWMAESCMKWLTEITVRADETPGYYMQQAYRIPETAVRLSSGLPGSAMVPVERMLVKSLIAAPAEGETVRPGPVTIRGVAWAGEAAVANVEVSCDDGRTWETARLLGEEQPYAWRQWQFVWQARALGPTAILCRARDAQGEEQPVTSPWNPGGFLWNGWDRLTVTVAA, from the coding sequence ATGAAGCTTTCCCGTCGCGCGTTGTTACGCACATTATTGCAAGGGGCTGGGGCTGCGTTGGTTCTGGGTGGTAAGGGCCAGGCGGTTGAAGTCGGGTCGGGCGAGGCGTCCGGTCCCCTCACGGTGCGGGTCACGCGGCCCTTCGATGCGGAAACGCCTGTCCGGGAATTTGCCTCCTGGTTGACACCGAACGAACGGTTTTTTGTGCGCAGTCATTTCGGCCCTCCTTCCGCCGAGTCGATACAGCCCGACGCCTGGCGACTGACGGTCAAAGGACTGGTCAAAGAAGAGCTGACGCTCAGCCTGAAAGACCTCCAGCAATTTGAAGCCGCCACCCTGACGGCCGTGCTCCAATGCAGCGGGAACGGGCGTGCACACCATCGTCCCAAAGTGCCGGGAGTCCAGTGGGAACGCGGCGCGGTCGGCAACGCACAATGGACCGGGGTACGTCTGCGTGATGTGTTGCAGCGAGCCGGAGTGAAACTTCAAGGACTGCACGTGCAGTTGCAAGGGGCGGATCGACCGGTGCTGGCCACGGTGCCGCTGTTTACACGAAGTATTCCCCTGGCCAAGGCGCTTCATCCCGACACGCTCTTGGCGTATGAAATGAATGGGCGGCCGCTGCCGTTGCTGCATGGTGCGCCGTTGCGAGTGATCACTCCCGGTTGGATGGCGGAATCCTGCATGAAGTGGCTGACCGAGATTACGGTTCGAGCGGATGAAACGCCTGGTTATTACATGCAGCAAGCCTATCGCATTCCGGAAACGGCCGTTCGGCTGTCATCCGGGCTGCCGGGAAGTGCGATGGTGCCCGTGGAACGAATGCTCGTGAAATCGCTCATCGCCGCACCGGCGGAGGGCGAGACGGTGAGGCCCGGTCCGGTGACGATCCGGGGAGTCGCATGGGCCGGTGAGGCGGCGGTGGCCAACGTCGAGGTGTCCTGCGACGACGGCCGTACCTGGGAGACGGCACGCCTGCTGGGAGAGGAGCAGCCCTACGCCTGGCGGCAATGGCAATTCGTGTGGCAGGCTCGCGCCCTGGGGCCTACCGCCATTCTCTGCCGCGCCAGGGATGCGCAAGGAGAGGAGCAACCGGTGACGAGTCCGTGGAATCCGGGCGGATTTCTCTGGAATGGGTGGGATCGCTTGACCGTCACGGTGGCGGCATGA
- a CDS encoding OsmC family protein, whose product MKLSVAYQGGTRYDILSDRHRIVTDQPVEDGGGDAGMSPVELFVGSVASCVGYFVGQFCARHDISREGLKVEAEWAMAESPHRVGQIMLAIRLPHRVTPELRDRLLKVAHGCTVHQSLALPINIAIDLNPHSHVETST is encoded by the coding sequence ATGAAACTGAGCGTGGCGTACCAGGGGGGCACGCGCTATGACATCCTCAGCGACCGGCACAGGATTGTGACGGATCAGCCGGTTGAGGATGGGGGAGGCGATGCCGGGATGAGTCCCGTGGAATTGTTTGTCGGCTCCGTCGCCAGTTGCGTCGGGTATTTTGTCGGCCAGTTCTGTGCGCGGCACGATATTTCACGCGAAGGGCTGAAGGTGGAGGCCGAATGGGCGATGGCGGAATCGCCGCATCGAGTCGGGCAGATCATGCTGGCTATTCGCCTGCCCCATCGAGTGACACCGGAGCTGAGAGACCGGCTGCTGAAGGTGGCGCACGGCTGCACCGTGCATCAATCCCTCGCCCTGCCGATCAATATCGCCATTGACCTGAACCCACACAGTCATGTGGAGACGTCGACGTAA